A window of Gouania willdenowi chromosome 12, fGouWil2.1, whole genome shotgun sequence contains these coding sequences:
- the LOC114473802 gene encoding molybdopterin synthase catalytic subunit, protein MSQEVGDLFSLKHDWLSVQEVVDAVTLPSCGAISVFIGTTREDEVEGRKVIGLEYEAYESMVQSEFSKLCCDIRARCPTVAKICVHHRLGSVKVAEASVVMAISSPHRKDSEQAIQLGMKLLKANIPIWKKEVYHTQEVSWKENAECEWAELSH, encoded by the exons ATGTCACAGGAAGTCGGAGACCTCTTCAGTCTGAAACACGATTGGCTGTCTGTACAGGAAGTGGTCGACGCTGTCACTCTGCCTTCCTGTGGAGCGATCTCTGTTTTTATTG GTACGACCCGTGAGGATGAGGTGGAGGGGAGGAAGGTGATTGGTCTGGAGTACGAGGCGTACGAGTCGATGGTCCAATCAGAGTTCTCTAAGCTGTGCTGTGACATCAGAGCTCGCTGTCCCACCGTCGCTAAGATCTGCGTCCATCACAGACTGGG GTCAGTGAAGGTGGCCGAGGCCAGCGTTGTCATGGCGATTTCATCCCCGCACAGGAAGGACAGTGAGCAGGCGATCCAGCTGGGCATGAAGCTGCTGAAGGCCAACATCCCCATCTGGAAGAAG GAAGTCTATCATACACAGGAAGTGAGCTGGAAGGAGAACGCTGAGTGTGAGTGGGCGGAGCTTAGCCATTGA